CCGCATTTCTACTGAGTGAGCTTCAAAGAATGTACCCGGAGGAACAGCACCTGGGGTTTGTGCATTTCTTTTAGGTATGTGTACCCTATTAGGAGTGCATTCAGTAGGAACTGACTGAAACAGATAAGCAGGTGAGGAGATAGAAACTGAACAGCTGATTCTGTTTCTCATTTTCATGTCTTTAGTCTTCAACTTCTGTACATTTCATTTGATCATTTGTTCCTTTATTTAAATCATGAGCTAATATTATTGTAACCAGTAGCTCAGTTTGCTAAACTTAAACAACTTGTTTAAttatcccaaatttctgaaGTGCTTCTGAATGGTTTTTATTGTGTGAAGAATCTTCATGTTCCATAATAAGCTAGACCTTGAAAAGGGTTCACTCTGAATTGGATGTTTCTTATTCTGTCACCAAAGGCACTTATGTGATTGGATGTTCCTCTGAGAGGAACTTCTAGGAAGTGCAAACAGTTTTGttcagtgattttttaaaaaaaattatttgccaACGAAAAAAGCATCAATTTTCCATAAAGGTAGAAGATGAAAATATCATTTACCAAATTGAGTATTTCAGTAACTAATGTTCTAGTAGCACCTACATTGgtacacaaagaaaacaaaaagccctgTTCAGAATTTTAGATTCAGAAATGCCAGTAGGGGAAGTAGCACTTCTTACAGTTAAAGTATCCTGAATAGCTTTGTCAGACTTTCACTAATTTGGTGAGCGCAGTTGATCACCATTGTCaaggttgtttggttttttccctatAGTATTTTCTCATTGTTTTTATTCACACCCACCTTCTGATTAAGGGGACTCTTAAGGTTTAAGGAAGGGATTGTATGCTTTGATTACAACAAGAAATAGGCAAACTTTTTCTGAGACTGTGCTTCTCCAATTATAGAAGAATTCAATCAGGTTGAAGCCAAGTTATGTATTTAAGTAGTTTTGATTAGAATAATTCTGAACCattgtttctcattttttagggttttttttgagttttagTATTTTTATCTATTCTTTTAGATTTTTATGTTCTGTAAGCAATATTGTCAGGAAACATTTGAAACCTGTTTAACATTCAGATAGAAGAAAAGtagattttaaaatacttttttaaaaaaacactgaGGTGAAGTATATCTTTGATACTAACCCCAATGAATTTTGTCTTGCATGACTGGAAAGAATTTCTGCTGACTTGGGTTAATGATAGTTTTATAAAAAAGATTATTCTCTACAGTGTTGTTAAGATCAAGCTAACAAAAAAATCAGAGTTTTCTACTTGTTGGCTGCATTAGCAAGGCTTTCTTGTAAGAGTTTTTGCAGACAGTCTGACATCAGAACCAGTGGGTGGCATAGTGTAACATAGACTGCATTGAATTCTCACACTGCCCATGTGATGTGGTTTGAAGTAGCGTGGCAGCTGCTTTTTGGCACTTTTAGAAGAATTTAGTAGTACATTTTAGTTTTCTAGTTATTTTCTTcccaaaaaacaaataaaaatccaaCTTCAGATGTTTAGGGCTAGTTATTTCAAAGTGCTGTAAGAATCCAGACTACTATTAGTGAAAACAACAGTAATGAATAGAAGATTAAATGCTTTGCTAAACAGTCACCCCAGGGAGTTTAATCATGCCACATATTTCTTCATCATGTCCTGGAGGACTGAATGGTAGCTTGGTCTGTGTTTGCTGACACATTGGTATGCCACGAAAATGTGAGAGACATTTGTGGGGAATGAAGATTGTATTTCTGACTACAAAATTATCCTGGTAAAAACCCCAAGTAAAATACAGCTTTCATGGCAAAAGTTCTTGGGACAATGCAGCTTCTGTTCTGGAAACTGCTGCTCTTTTGTGTGACAAAGAACTCTTCTCTTATTGTAAGCAATATCCCCATCAGATATTTTGTCAACAAAGCTACACTCAGCATTTGTCTATATCAAAAGATTTTGCTGTATGCTTGTGGCAGTCAAGCCTCTGTCCACCTGGTATTTCCTGCACATAATATTCCGGGACTGTCACTGGATCTTTTCTTAAGAAACATCACTTGCACTTGTTTCTGTGCGTGGCCTGCTGGTAGAGTGTAGTAATTCATATTAAAAGGGTTAAGTTGTGTTGCTGTCTTCCACAACCCACCCAACTCCAGGGAAGGTTCATTTCTAGGGGCAGACACGTTTCATACGAGTGTTGTGGCAGCATTCTCCACATGTCTCGTGTTTCTAATGCCTCTTAGGGCATCATGTGTTTGATAGATAGAGGTTTATATATGAAGATGTTTTCTTCCCATTTGAGGAAGATCTATTTATATCGCTTATTGATCTCTAAGTTTTCAGATTTACTAGTATCTTATGTGCTTGTGCATGGTGTACTGTGAAACAGTaaagtgattttctttttgatgGTGTTAGGAAATCATTCCTGGTTAGCAACCTGCAGAGTCCCTGCAATGCTGGGTGCTGATCTGTACATATTTGGTGGTTTACCTTGTGTGTTGCATTTTCATGGCAGGGTTAGGATGGCTGCACAGGTGGTCTCTGTGCTGAGAGTCGGGGCTGCCCCCCACCTCCAGTCTCATCCAGGGCTGAACACAGCTGGTTCCAGCCAGCTGTAGAACAGACCCACTGTTGGCCAAAGCTGAGCCACCCAGTGTAGCAGGTGGTGCCTCTGTGACGAGGTATTTAGGAAAGGGTAAAAAAATactgcacagcagctgtgagaAAGAGGGGTGAGAAAAATGTGAAACTCTGCAGAAcccaaggtcagtgaagaaggaggGGAGGAGGCATTCCCGGGCACTGGAGCAGATTCCCCCTGCAGCTCATGGAGCAGACTGTAGTGAAGAATTTCTCTGCAGCCCATGAAAGGAGCACCCCGGAGGAGGTGCAGgaccccagggcagagcaggtggatgcAGCCTATGGTtagcctggcaggagctgtgaccCGTGCAtggcccatgctggagcagtttATGCTGAAGTACTGGACTGCATGGAGAGaacctgtgctggagcaggggagatGTGTGCAGAGGAAGGAGTGCTCAAGTCTTACAAGCTAACCACAGCccttattattcattccttctggCCACTAGGCagaagggagagagaagaattGGGAATGAAGGAGTGAAGCTGAGCCAGGGGAGGTAGCTTGAGCCTTTATTTCTCACCATCctactttattttaaattggCAGTAAATTCAAATTCATCATTACAGGTCTGTGTTCTCTGTGACAGTAACTACTAAATGATCACGGTGTCCTTAGCTCAACCCATGTGATTTTCCATCTTATTTTGTCCCCACTGTCATGCTGAGGATGGAAAGCAAGAGAGTGGCTGGGTTGGTGTCTGGCAGCCAGTCAAGATCAACCCACAAGACACTGTGAGAAAACAAGACATTTTTCAGTCTGGTAGTTTGGTAATTTGGTTGCAATCCTTTCATTGGGAAGATAGTTTTTATTTGTAGTGTTCCATATAAAGTTATCAGTGTTGTAGTTCAAATGTTTCAGCAGtaaggaaaaataggaaaataataTGTGACACAGAAGTGGactggtttgtttggtttgaatTTTTTGAAATTCTGTGAGTTGAGAAGCATGGTTTTGGTACCTTTTAGTATGATCTAATATGCTTCCCCTCTGCATTCTTTTAACAATAACTCCATGGTAAAAACACTGTAGTTTGAATGTATGGGTTTATTAAGCTGACATAACCTTTGGAAAACATTGTAATGTGAAGAAATCTAGATGCTTAGTTTCTCCTGCTGATTCTTGAAGAAAAGCAGGTAAGgggtgggggtttttgttttctctgactTGTATCTGTTCCTGAGTATATATTACTCCAGCTAAGAGCTGCTTGTATTTCAGAGGAATAAATAACAAAGTCGTTTTTTGCAATTTGTGGTGAGCAGTTAGCAAGTGGGAAGTGTGGCTTTTAGCTAGATgctgtttatttcttttcttgtttcacATACATGCAATTTAGACTAAAATGAAGCTATTCCCTGAATAGCTATTCCAGCTATTCAAGCTGATGGCAGAAGGTACCCCCTTGTAAACTGCCAGTTCGGCAGAGAGAATTTATTTCAAATCACTTGGATTTTGGTAGTCTTCAAATGTCTTTCCTAATTTCATCTTTGAGAGAAAGTGAATAATTACTTGtctgtgaaaaaaataatggcAGAAACTTGAAAATTGTTGAAATAAGTTGATTGAAAAGTCTTTCCTATATTTTAGTTCACTTTCCACATGGCTCTTTCTGACATGCAGTTTGAACTAATGTATTGATGCCACCTGTTCTTCTTCTGTCCCATCATTTAACTGAAATTCCTTGCTCTATAAGACTTTATTCTAATTTTAAACAAACTACTTGGAAGAAAATAAACTTGAAGTAGTGGCACTATGTAGAAATACTGTTTTATTCTTGATGGTATGCCTGATTTCATGTTCATCCATATGTATTTAACACataaaacccaaagcaaaaagcagggaaagggCATTATGGGTATTTTATAGATAGGTTTGATGTATCTTTAAGTGATGTAGCTTGCATAACATTTGATTTTTTGGGAGTTGTGAATTAATTCCTTCCCATTAATTTTTTATGGCTTTACATAGTTGAATATACTAATAACATCTAAATTAATactgtttgttttaatttacaGGTGTTATAATTTCAAGAAATGCTGCGACATATTTGAAGAACAGCACTCACAGAAACTTCTGTTGTgtgaaaatttttaaaactagAATGGCCTTGAAAAAGACATCTAAACTATTTAAGACATTTTTTCACTGGAAACTTTGGAAGTTTAGCATTATTGTATTTGTCTTtctggtatttttatttttattacaaagAGAAGTGGGTGTTCAAGATTTTAAGGATGAAGCAGGGATTGAGCCAGTTGTTGGAAAGAAAAGTCACGTATTAGGTCTTGTGTTAAATGCTATGAACAATATCAAAGGTGCAAAGCCCAAAATGCAGATTAAAGCACCCATTAGGCAAACTAAGGTTCCTGGAGAGAGACACTGCTTGCCAGGGCACTATACTCCAGTGGAACTGAAACCTTTTCTGGATCGGCCTCTTCAAGATCCTAATGCTCCTGGAGCTTCTGGCAAAGCATTTAAAACCATCAACTTAAGttcagaagaacagaaagagaAACAGGCCGGAGAAGAGAAACACTGTTTTAATGCATTTGCAAGTGATAGGATTTCTTTACACCGAGATCTTGGACCAGACACTCGACCTCCTGAGTAAGTGGAAGTGTGTATGTCCCGATAGTTGAAAAACTTCTCAGAAATTCAGCCTGCAAAGGGATTTGAGTTCAGCAGTAGGTGGTAGTTTAGGAAAGTCTCAATACATAATGATTGGCTGTACATAGTGATCCACAGTGCCAAAGCCAAGAATGTTTAGAAAAGCTCACTTCTTTCATGATTTTGAATTCAAAATAACCATATTTAAATAAGGTGTTCTGATTTTGCCTTTAAGGCTAAAATTTCTGAGTAACTTTTGGGAAGCCTGCTTAGTTTTACTTAGAATAAAACTAAAAATGTGGTTTCAACACTTTTCCAATTAAAACAACCCCCCatttttttagcattcagtgTTAATAAAACTACAtcatttaatttaataaattagGAATTTAGGCATAATTTAATAAATTCGGATTTGTAAACTGTTGAACAAGGGAATGGAAGATCTCAGCAGCAATCTTGTGGTgttgaagatttttttaaatgtacacTGTAGGGCTTGAGGAGAGTGGATTTTAGTTATGAGCAGTCTCTGTCAGTGTCAGATGCAATGTTGTCAGGCATCTGTGCCAGAAGTGGCTGAACTTACTGAGCTGCTCCTGGTACACACAGTGCAGCTCACCTGAACCTCTCCTGGAGCATAACTGGGGAGGCTTTGCTTGTGTGTTTGTGAGGCAGTGACTCTGGTTATTGCCTTGGGGTGTCCTCCAGGCCCCAAAGCTGACAGGCCATAAACATTGAGTGTGCAACTTATGAATGCAGCATTGTCATCTTGACTTGCCATTGGATCTAAAGTTATGTTTAGGATATGTCAGCCTTGAAAAACTGTGGGTTTAAATTGGGACATGCTGCCCTAAGCTTTACATAACACTTCTACAGAGCTTTGAAATTTGAATTAGATAGGTTATATTTTCCTTACaaactctgatttttttctaataaatattCTTCTTTGTATTCTTATGTTTCAGCAGTAATGGTGACTTTTGAGTTAGCTCAGTCAGTACCTGCTGTTCTAaataaaatagtattttttcctgaagaaggcCTGGATATTATATGAAATATACTGAAATGTCTTTGAGACAGAAGCAAAACTAAGTTGTTCAATTCTCAGTGGTGATATTAACAAAATATCTGAACAGCTGCTTCAGTTGAAGTACCTACCTTTGCACTCCAAAGCTAGGatagaaagcagaaaagcatTTAATGTCCATAATTACAAAGTTTTGTACTGGAGAGAAAAGTTGAAGAGTTTGAGTAAAATATTGTTGTCCATTTTGTTACTCTGACACTTTCTAATTTGTAGATGTATTGAACAAAAGTTTAAGCGCTGCCCGCCGTTGCCAACCACAAGCATTGTCATCGTTTTCCATAATGAGGCGTGGTCAACTCTGCTCAGAACTGTGCACAGTGTGATGTACACATCTCCTGCCATCCTGCTGAAAGAGATTATTTTGGTGGATGATGCCAGTGTAGATGGTAAGAAGTCGTCTTCTTTTGTTCTTAATTGAAAATGTTACCATTGCAGATAAATTGGCTAAGGTCTCTTTACCACTATTGACATGTATAACAGTATTCTaaatggttttgtttctttctttttttttttttaatataaaatagcCCTCCCCCACCATTTTTCCTATAAGGTAGTTAAATATGAAATTCCTGtgctctaaaaaaaaaaaaaaacccacaaaacaaaacccaattTCTGTTTTTTCCAATGCTGATTTACCTGCATAACTGCTTGCATGACAAGTAGCTTtgtaatttttgtttcaaaCCAATTGCAATTTGCATCCAAGTATAAATTGGCCCAGACTTGTAGAAATTTGCATTTTATCACAGTGGTTGTCTGTAGGCAAATAAAATTCAGTAATATGAAGGGTAGTGTCTTTATTAGAATGCAAAATTATTTGATGGCAACCTAATCTTCAGCAGTAAAGCTGAGTCTTAAAATTAATTCTGTATATTCTTAGTGTAAACACAAATGCAAGCTCAGAAACCTTTTATGCTTAGCTTAAGACGAACGTGTTTATACATACTTGTACTAATGTATTTACACTTTTTTGCACGTCTGTATTGAGTCTATTGAAACACTTGGATGTGAAGCATGTTCAGTAGTACAGTTTAATACTTAGGATGGGCAGAATAAAAAAGATGGTGTGGGATGTTTCATTAGAGATGTGGGTTTCTTTCTCAAAATCTGAACAATTAAATTGGTTTTTATGTGGCTTCTGTTGCTGTTGTAAATACTGTAGCCTTTCAAAACTGTGTAAATGTGCCATCATTAAGGAAAGAATTTGTATGAGCTGTAGATAATGTAAGTATGAGATCCATTTCCTATGAAAATGGAATTGGTATTCAGATGGTTAACACTGCAGCAGAGATGTACTAGCATGTCCTTTCttgttcaaaattattttaatgttccATCTCCCTGTTCTCTGCTGGTTACCTCTTCCTACACCCCTACCCCCAAAACACTCAGCCCCTAAAAATAGCCTTCAGCAGATGGGAACTTTTATGGCTTTGATGTTGAGATAATTTCTGGGGTAATTGTGAGTTGTTTATCTTGTTCACTTAATAGTGTAACATTTTGGGCAGTGGCATGTGTATACACTGAATATCCTGACAGTGATTTCTCTTTCTAGAATACCTGCATGATAAACTAGAAGAATATGTGAAACAGTTTCAGATAGTTAAAGTAGTCCgtcagaaggaaagaaaaggtctGATCACTGCGCGGTTGTTGGGAGCTTCAGTGGCAACAGGAGAGACCCTCACCTTCCTGGATGCTCACTGTAAGTGTAACCTGTACATATGCCAGGTCAGGTTTAGAATGCTGTTGTCTTTAATTCAACGTTGCagaatttttattaattataaaTGTTAGCAATATATCATTTTTTCTATCTCTATTTCATATTTTTGAAAGTATAATTAGCAATGCTATTTAAAAATAGTTCATATTGGCTTGCTGGACATGTTAAAATACAGCCTGTGTACTACTTTATAGCCAAGCAAAAATTTAGTGTTCCCATTTTTTCTACAGGTGAATGCTTTTATGGCTGGTTAGAGCCATTATTAGCAAGAATAGCTGAGAATCCTGTTGCTGTTGTAAGCCCTGACATTGCTTCTATCGATCTCAATACCTTTGAATTCAGTAAACCATCTCCTTATGGGCATAGCCACAACAGAGGAAATTTTGATTGGAGTTTGTCATTTGGATGGGAGTCTCTTCCTAAACATGAgaataaaagaagaaaggatgAAACCTATCCAATTAGGTAAATTTAATTTGAATACTATTTAAATCCTTCTGTCTTCACAGAGTTTATCTTATGAACAATAGTTTGTAAATAAATTAGTTCTTCTGATGAGTCTAATCAGACATCTTAGCATCTTAGATGTTTTTTGTAATACTGTCTTTGCGAACCATGTTTTAAAGCATTCATAAAAATGTAGCCTCATCAAGATAGTAATTGCTCTGCATTACTTGTACATACAGTGGAAATTACCTATATTCCTAGGAGGGATGTGCAGAAGAGGATTATACACAGTTATTTTCAGAGACAGGACAATGGTTCTGTCTCCTCATTCACTTTACTTGAAAGAATAACAAAAAGGGTCAGAGCACCCAAATACCAGGCTGATACAGTAGTGGTTTGATGATAATTGTACCTGCTTAGTCCACAGACAGGTTACTGGTCTGTAGGAGTTGTACTTTTGCTCGATTTCCTCCATACAGAGaacatttgtttattttcttgacACTTTCTTTTATGCCAGCTTTTAACCTGAACAAGTTCTTAATAAATGGCAATAAGCTGTCAAATGAGACTTAAATATGTGTGAACATATTTAAGTGCTAGAAGTATTATCTGTGCCCAGAATGTGCATCACTGTAGTGAAGTACTAACAAGTGCATAGAAAATTCCTAGAACAGTTGCACCATGATTTTACATCTATATTTAAAGAACTGTTCTTTCTCGGTAAAATTTTGTTTTTGCAGAACACCTACTTTTGCTGGAGGTCTCTTTTCAATATCAAAAGAGTACTTTGAACACATTGGAAGCTATGATGAAGAAATGGAAATATGGGGAGGTGAAAATATAGAAATGTCTTTCAGAGTAAGTTTAGCTCCATGATTAGCCATTGCCTCTATGCTGACAGTGTACAGGGGATTTGAGAATAAATTAGTATTAGATATTGATTCCTCTGCTCAATCAGCCAACTAGGACAAGAAAAACTGAATTACTAATTACCTATTAAATGAAATACAAACATGCTCAATAaactgcttttaattttttttaaatgcttttaggGTTGCTATCTAAAATGTGTGTTTCCAGAGCTTATATGATTAGGAAATTCACTGATGGTATGCCTGATATATGTACTCTTGCTAGTGGTTTGATGTGTTCTGGTAAACAATAGTATTACTGAATTTTTCTCCACTCCCTGAATTCTCATTGCAGTGTACTTACACACTGAATGTTATTATTAGGTATGGCAGTGTGGTGGACAGTTGGAGATCATGCCTTGCTCTGTTGTTGGCCATGTCTTTCGCAGCAAGAGTCCCCACACTTTCCCAAAAGGTACTCAGGTGATCACACGGAACCAAGTTCGCCTTGCAGAAGTGTGGATGGATGaatataaagaaatattttaccGAAGAAACACAGAGGCAGCAAAAATTGTGAAACAAgtaggtggtggtggtggtatTAGAAATCACACTTGCTGCGGTGAAAGTTTTGGTGAGCAAAAGTTATTTATTGACAAAGTATGTAAGGATTCTAGATCTTTTAATGAAAAGACTGTTTAGTTTGCTTAATGCTGCAGCCCCAACAAGCATGAAAAAAACCTAAAGCGTTTGGTTGATGAATGTTGGTTTTGTAtggtgaggtttttttattAGTGTTTTTTTCATGCATTCTCCTGGGTTGTTTGCATTGCGCCAGGTACAGGAACTACCAGAAGAACGTGAGAGAAACTAATGGTGTAGACAATGTaaactaatttattttctgGAGTGAGAAAAAGTCTTGTTAGTTTCAAGTTGCTTCGTATTCTTACTGAAAAAGCAGGTTCTGTGGTTCTTTAGCAGCAGAATAAAAGTTACTTGATGATGGTTAACCATCCTGTCTCTATCTGCTTAAAAAGTCAGTTATTTTcaagtaaataaatatttggGGTTGAGATTGGATGTTGGGTTATTTATTTTGTAAGTTTTCTGCCCAGCTAGAATCTAGTTTTCTTTTAGTTGTCTCTCCCCCTTCATGTGATAAATTTTTGTGACTGTTGTATCACTGAAGGTGTTACATTTCCTAGGCATGTCCAGCACGTAAACAACTGAATTTTGTTTGGGAGATTCTACATTGTACTGGATATTGtgctaattattttattaatccAGTTTGTTGTTTCAGCTTACACTTTTAGTGAGATCAGATGGCTTTATGGCTGTAATCAGTATGTTCTTACTTGCACTTTCCCACTTCATGGCAATCTGTTAAAACTTTCTTGGGACT
The nucleotide sequence above comes from Zonotrichia albicollis isolate bZonAlb1 chromosome 10, bZonAlb1.hap1, whole genome shotgun sequence. Encoded proteins:
- the GALNT3 gene encoding polypeptide N-acetylgalactosaminyltransferase 3 isoform X1, translating into MALKKTSKLFKTFFHWKLWKFSIIVFVFLVFLFLLQREVGVQDFKDEAGIEPVVGKKSHVLGLVLNAMNNIKGAKPKMQIKAPIRQTKVPGERHCLPGHYTPVELKPFLDRPLQDPNAPGASGKAFKTINLSSEEQKEKQAGEEKHCFNAFASDRISLHRDLGPDTRPPECIEQKFKRCPPLPTTSIVIVFHNEAWSTLLRTVHSVMYTSPAILLKEIILVDDASVDEYLHDKLEEYVKQFQIVKVVRQKERKGLITARLLGASVATGETLTFLDAHCECFYGWLEPLLARIAENPVAVVSPDIASIDLNTFEFSKPSPYGHSHNRGNFDWSLSFGWESLPKHENKRRKDETYPIRTPTFAGGLFSISKEYFEHIGSYDEEMEIWGGENIEMSFRVWQCGGQLEIMPCSVVGHVFRSKSPHTFPKGTQVITRNQVRLAEVWMDEYKEIFYRRNTEAAKIVKQKTFGDISKRLALRERLQCKNFTWYLTNVYPEAYVPDLNPLFSGYLKNIGNRMCLDVGENNHGGKPLIMYSCHGLGGNQYFEYSAHREIRHNIQKELCLHASKGPVQLRECSYKGQKTFAVGEEQWLHQKDQTLYNEALHMCLTGNGEHPSLASCNPLDPFQKWIFGQND
- the GALNT3 gene encoding polypeptide N-acetylgalactosaminyltransferase 3 isoform X2: MALKKTSKLFKTFFHWKLWKFSIIVFVFLVFLFLLQREVGVQDFKDEAGIEPVVGKKSHVLGLVLNAMNNIKGAKPKMQIKAPIRQTKVPGERHCLPGHYTPVELKPFLDRPLQDPNAPGASGKAFKTINLSSEEQKEKQAGEEKHCFNAFASDRISLHRDLGPDTRPPECIEQKFKRCPPLPTTSIVIVFHNEAWSTLLRTVHSVMYTSPAILLKEIILVDDASVDEYLHDKLEEYVKQFQIVKVVRQKERKGLITARLLGASVATGETLTFLDAHCECFYGWLEPLLARIAENPVAVVSPDIASIDLNTFEFSKPSPYGHSHNRGNFDWSLSFGWESLPKHENKRRKDETYPIRTPTFAGGLFSISKEYFEHIGSYDEEMEIWGGENIEMSFRVWQCGGQLEIMPCSVVGHVFRSKSPHTFPKGTQVITRNQVRLAEVWMDEYKEIFYRRNTEAAKIVKQKTFGDISKRLALRERLQCKNFTWYLTNVYPEAYVPDLNPLFSGYLKNIGNRMCLDVGENNHGGKPLIMYSCHGLGGNQDSQCQGRCWLESGHGRPSVQA